In Sulfuritortus calidifontis, the sequence CGGGCAGCCCCTGGACCGTGCCGGTGGCGCAGGGCGGTTTTGCCGTGGCCACCCGCAAGGCGGGCAACTACCACTGGCTGCAGGTGCGGCAGGAAACGCAGCAGGGCATCGTCAGCGCCAGCACGGTGCATTACTTCGCCAACCCCGGCCCGGCGCCGACGGCCATGTTGCTGGGCCCCAAGGCCGAGCTGGAGATCGTGCCCCAGCCGTTGCCGCGCGAGCACTGGCGTTACCGTGCCGGCGAGACTTGGGCGTTTTTGGTGCGCTTCAAGGGCCGCCCCCTGGCCGGCGCCAAGCTGCGTCTGGAGACCAGCGGCGGCACTCGGCAGGTATTCAGCGCCGACGGCCGGGGCGTGGTGCGGGTGACCTTCCCAGACGATATCGGAGCGGGGCAGAGCGGCCACGGCGCCGGCCACCATGGCGGCGAGCCGGAGAACCGTTTCGTCCTCGCCATCGGCCATACCGACGCGGCCGGGCATGATTACCTGAGCGCCTTCAATTACAAGTACGGCCAGGCCGACGCTGCCGGCAAGAGCCTGGGCGCCGGCCTGGGTTTTCTCCTGCTCGGTGGCACGCTCGGCCTGCCGCTGGTCCTTGGCAAACGGGGGAAGAAACATGGCTGAACCGTCACCGCGCTTCACCCTCGGTCGGCTGCGTCTGCTGGTCCAGCTGGCCATGCTGTTCGTCACCGTCTACGGTGGCAGCCTGGTCGGCTATTACGCGGCGGAGAAGCTCTCCAACGCCCTGCCCGCCCTGTCCTGCGCCTACGACAAGCAGGACGGCGCCTATTGCGTCCTGATCCCGACCCAGCACCAGCTGCACCACCGCATCGGCGAGGCCATCGCCCAGGCCGGCCACTTCGCGCTGTCGATGGCCCTGCCGCTGGCCTTCACTTTCCTGAGCTTCTATCTCTTCTTCATCTTCCTCAACAAGGCCTTCTGCGGCTGGGTCTGCCCCCTGGGCACGGTACAGGAGCTGCTCTACCGATTCGGCCGCCTGCTCAAACGACCGTTCCGCGGCCTGTCGGAGCAGGCGGCCCTGCGCCTGCGGCCGGTGAAGTGGGCCATGCTGCTGGTGCTGGTCATGGCCCTGCCGCTGCTGGCCGGTCTGGGCGTGACCCCGCATGTCACCGGCGACGCCTTCTGTCAGGTCTGTCCCTCGCGCATCGCCACCACGCTGCTCACCGCCGATGCCAGCCAACTGGCCATCGACGAGCGCGGCTGGCTGGAATTCGGCTTCGGCGCGCTGGCCAACACCCTGTTCGGTTTCGTCGTCATCGCCGCCCTGGCGGTGCGTCAGCCGTTCTGCCGGATCTGCCCGCTGCTGGCGCTCAACGCCGCCTTCCAGCGGCTGTCGCCCATGCGGCTGGTGAAGCGGCAGCATGCCAAGTGCGACAAGTGCGGTATCTGCCGTCAGGCCTGCCCGATGGACATCCCGGAGATTCACCGTGCCCACGGCGCCAAGGCCTTCAGCGAGGATTGCACCTTGTGCGGCCGCTGCGCGGAATTCTGTCCGGACGACGATGTGATTCAGATCAAGCTGGGGCCGCTCGCCCTGTTTCGCTCGCGCCGCGACTACTACAAGACCAGGCTGAAGCGGGAGAGCCCGCAGGGCGAGCTCAAGGTCGTCCGCTGGTTCGCCAAGCCGGCCGGAGACCGGCGTGCCTGAGCTGGGCGAACTGGGGGGCATCTGGCTGCTTGGCCTCTCCCTGGGGCTGACCGCCTGCACCGTCACCTGCCTGCCCTTCATGGGCACCTGGGTGCTGGCCCGCGAGCGCGGCGCGGTCTGGGCCGACACCTTCGCCTTCCTGGCCGGCCGCATCGCCGCCTACGCCGGGCTGGGCCTGGCGGCAGGCCTGGCCGGGGCCTGGCTGGCGGCCACGCTCAAAGCCGGGGTCGGTCATCTGGCCATCGGCCTGGCCAGCGGCGCCGCCGGCCTTTGGCTGTTGGCCGAGACGGGGCATCGGCCCTGCGCTGTGCAACGGCGGGCCGCGCAGTTATCGCCCTTTGCCCTGGGCTTTTCCCTGAGCCTGGTGCCCTGCGCCCCGCTCGCCTCGCTGCTGGCCTTCGCGGCGCAGACCGGCTCGGCTCCGGCCGGCGCCGCCTACGGCCTGGTCTTCGGCCTGGGCGCGGCGGCGACGCCGCTTTTGCTGGTGCTGCCCCTGCTCGGGCGCCTCGGCCAGCGCCTGCGCGCGGAACGGGCCTGGCTCGGCATCTGGTTGCGCCGCGCTGCCGGGCTGGTGCTGGTGGTTTTGGGCGTGTATCGCCTTCGATTGGGGTTCTGAATGGATGGACTGAATCAACTGGTGGAATGGGGCGTCATCGGCCTGCTCTTCGCCCTCTCGGTGTGGGCGCTGGCGGTGGCGCTGGAACGCTTCGCCTTCTATCGCCGGCTCCAGCCGGCCGACTACGCCACGCGGGTGGAACTGGAAGTGGCGCTGACCCGGCGCCTCACCGTGATCGGCACGGTGGCGGCCAATGCGCCCTACATCGGCCTGCTCGGCACCGTGCTCGGCATCATGCTCACCTTCCAGAGCATGGGCGCCAGCGGCGACATGGACGTGAAGAGCATCATGACCGGCCTGGCCCTGGCCCTGAAGGCCACCGCCATGGGCCTTCTGGTCGCGATCCCCTGCGTGGCGCTGAACAACGCTTTGCGCCGCCGGGTGCGCGAGCGGCTGGCCGAATTCGACGCCGCCAAGGAGCGCGCGGGTGGATGAGGATATCGACGGCATCAACGTCGTGCCTCTGGTCGATGTGATGCTGGTGCTGCTCACCATCGTGCTGACCACGGCCACCTTCATCGTCACCGGCCGCATCCCGGTCGACCTGGCCGAGGCCAGGCACGCCGGCAGCGCGCTCGAACGGCCGGTGGTGGTGACCCTGACCCTGCACAAGGCGATCTACGTTAACGAGCGGCCGGTGAATGATCTCGCCGCGGCCCTGGCCCCGGTCGGCCGTGCCACCCCTATCGTGGTGCGGGCCGACGGCGGCCTGGAATTGCGCGCCTTCGTCGAATTGGCCGACC encodes:
- a CDS encoding 4Fe-4S binding protein: MAEPSPRFTLGRLRLLVQLAMLFVTVYGGSLVGYYAAEKLSNALPALSCAYDKQDGAYCVLIPTQHQLHHRIGEAIAQAGHFALSMALPLAFTFLSFYLFFIFLNKAFCGWVCPLGTVQELLYRFGRLLKRPFRGLSEQAALRLRPVKWAMLLVLVMALPLLAGLGVTPHVTGDAFCQVCPSRIATTLLTADASQLAIDERGWLEFGFGALANTLFGFVVIAALAVRQPFCRICPLLALNAAFQRLSPMRLVKRQHAKCDKCGICRQACPMDIPEIHRAHGAKAFSEDCTLCGRCAEFCPDDDVIQIKLGPLALFRSRRDYYKTRLKRESPQGELKVVRWFAKPAGDRRA
- a CDS encoding sulfite exporter TauE/SafE family protein → MPELGELGGIWLLGLSLGLTACTVTCLPFMGTWVLARERGAVWADTFAFLAGRIAAYAGLGLAAGLAGAWLAATLKAGVGHLAIGLASGAAGLWLLAETGHRPCAVQRRAAQLSPFALGFSLSLVPCAPLASLLAFAAQTGSAPAGAAYGLVFGLGAAATPLLLVLPLLGRLGQRLRAERAWLGIWLRRAAGLVLVVLGVYRLRLGF
- the exbB gene encoding TonB-system energizer ExbB yields the protein MDGLNQLVEWGVIGLLFALSVWALAVALERFAFYRRLQPADYATRVELEVALTRRLTVIGTVAANAPYIGLLGTVLGIMLTFQSMGASGDMDVKSIMTGLALALKATAMGLLVAIPCVALNNALRRRVRERLAEFDAAKERAGG
- a CDS encoding biopolymer transporter ExbD, with the translated sequence MDEDIDGINVVPLVDVMLVLLTIVLTTATFIVTGRIPVDLAEARHAGSALERPVVVTLTLHKAIYVNERPVNDLAAALAPVGRATPIVVRADGGLELRAFVELADRIKGMGFDQVALEVRRL